attaccctccatttcagaggccatctaagagtcaaccacattgctgtagctctgggatcacatgtaggccagaccaggtaagggcggcagatttccttccctaaaggacattagtgaaccagatgggtttttccgacaattgtcatggtcatcagttgacttttaattccagattaatcaCATCCAAGCCTGAAACATGTTCAGCCTGAGAGCTGGAGTTTCTTCATGCTGATGTTAATAATCTTCATAACTTGCTGCAGTTTAGTATTCCGATGCGTGTCAAATGAACTAATATTATTTCAGACACACAGTCGGGTCCTTTatttgggggtagtgtgttaaagtgtgttaaagtggattggggactggctatccgacaggaagcaaagagtcggaataaatgggtgtttttccggttggaggaaggtaactagtggcgtgccgcagggatcggtactcgggccgcaactgtttaccatttatatagatgatctggaggaggggacggagtgtagggtaacgaagtttgcagacgacacaaagataagtggaaaagtgaatcgtgtggaggatggagaagatctgcagagagatttggacaggctgagtgagtgggcgaggatatggcaaatggagtataacgttgagaaatgcgaggttatacactttggaggaaataataataaatgggattactatctcaatggaaacaaattaaaacatgctaccgtgcaaagggacctgggggtccttgtgcatgagacgcaaaagcccagtctgcaggtacaacaggtgatcaagaaggcaaatgggatgttggcctatattgcgagggggatagaatataaaagcaggaatgtcttgatgcacctgtacagggcattggtgaggccgcagctggaatactgtgtgcagtattggtccccttatatgaggaaggatatattggcattggagggagtgcagagaaggttcaccaggttgataccggagatgaggggtttggattatgaggagaggctgaggagattgggtttgtactcgttggagtttagaaggatgaggggggatcttatggagacttataagataatgcgggggctggatagggtggaggcggagagattctttccacttagtaaggaagttaaaactagaggacacagcctcaaaataaaggggggtcggtttaagacagagttgaggaggaacttcttctcccagagggtggtgaatctctggaattctctgcccactgaggtggtggaggctccctcgctgaatatgtttaaagcgcggatggatggattcctgatcggtaagggaattaagggttatggggatcaggcgggtaagtggtactgatccacgtcagatcagccatgatcttattgaatggcggggcaggctcgaggggctagatggcctactcctgctcctatttcttatgttcttatgttcttatttctccAGGATAAGAGGAGATTATTCGATATCCTGTTACTGGCTGCTCCATTTGTGAGTATGTGTTTCTCCTTTCTCACTGTCTGGATCATTTCAGTTGCGGACCTTCAGCTATTCTCTTGGACCCAGACCTTCCAGAACGTCTCTCCTCACCTGGGGAATCAGTGAAGGGAGTGATAACACACTCGGCCTCAGTCAAAGCAAAACCCAGTCTTGATGTGCTGGACCCATCATTGAGAATAGGGatgtttgtggagtctcctcttcCTGTGGTTCCACTTTGGGTTGAAGTCAGTGAGGTCTCTGATCTGTGTTCTGTTTTTTATACCAGTAAAACAAATAAACTAATTAACAAGTGAAATCTCCTCAAAACATCATTGTAACAAAAAGACAGAACTTCAAAGAAAATGTAtgaaaattaattaaaatgttgTTTAATATAAACCAAAAgtgaatgggcagcacagtggttagcactgctgcctcacagcgccagggacctgggttcagttctggccttgggtcactgtctgtgtggagtttgcatgttctccccgtgtctgtgtgggtttcctccacgtgctctggtttcctcccacagtacaaagatgtgcaggttaggttgatcggctgtgctaaattgaccctagtgtcagggggattaggagagtaaatatgtggtgttacgggaatagggcttgggtgggattgtggtcggtgcagctcgatgggccgatggcctactgcactgtacggattctatgattctgtgacatgaAACAGAATCAGGGTGCAAGGTAACTAATGAGACTAAAATGTCATTACTGGGGGGCCGGGATTGATGATGCAGCCCAGACCCCACAAGAACCCACCAGTCATGGAAggcctggcagtggcagtggaCACCACGTGCTCCCTTTCCAAGGCCACCCAGCCGTGAATGTAACCCTGGTACAGAGGCAGACATTTGGGTTGGTGGAACCCCCTCGAGCAGATCAGTGTTTGGGAAATGGATGTCTGTAGAACATGAGGGCAGGGTTACATTGTACAGGAAGAGAAACAGAAACCCAAACAGCACAAGGGGCTGGTTATTGATGATTCTTGTGAACATTATTCCCAGGGTATTAGCAGGGAATAATTTACAGGGAGGGAACTTATAGCCAAACATCACATTGAGATCTAACAGAAtcactcgattcatcaggacctgaatatcattaacctttcaatgtggaaggagaaatgtttgtttgttctgtctgtgggaaaagatttcatagaaaccctacagtgcagaaggaggccattcggcccatcgactctgcaccgaccacaatcccacccaggccctacccccacatatttacccgctaatccctctaacctacacatctcaggactctaaggagcaatttttaacctggccaatcaacctaacctgcacatctttggactgtgggaggaaactggagcacccggaggaaacccacgcagacacgaggagaatgtgcaaactccacacagacagtgacgcaagccgggaatcgaacccaggtccctggagctgtgaagcagcagtgctaaccactgtgctaccgtgccgccctatttcaaatatcagtgtgactggaaaagcaccgagacacagacacacccgagtgagagtgttccagtgcactgagtgtggaaagagctttaaccggtTACACAtcctgaaaatacatcacagcattcacagcgaggagaGACTGTatacgtgttgtgtgtgtggatgaagctttgactgatcatccaacctgaagagacacaaggacaccagcaccatggagaaagcaTGGACATATGGGGATTGAGGGATGTGATTCATTTACCCGTTTCAACTGGGAAATGatcaacacagtcacactgaggagagaactTTCACCTTCTCCATTTGTGGAgatggatttactcagttatccagtctgtcggcacaccagcaagttcattcggggagaggctgttcagatGCTCCAGGTGAGGGAAGGAATTTGCTGACTCATCTGAGCTGCTGGCGTatgagcaagttcacactgaggagggcgcattcgcctgctctgtgtgtgggaaagggacTCGCTGCATCATCCAACCTactgagacaccagtgagttcacaaatgAGTGCAGGAGTTGGATTTGGCTAATGCTGCAGTTAGGATTGAACATGTGGGTTAATCCcgaggtgtgtaagaaatgtgtctCAGTCGCTCTCTTCCATGTTTCAGAGCTCCTAGACATGGAACaaaagctcctttacaactgtgtttagagtcaggaagaacaacagtgattgctggaaacatgctgtcaaatcagagattggtgtaaaactgggatctgttcctgactgagtgaaacggcaggtttaagtttccagtctgaaaaaagtAGAGATTTAAAATGTTAGTGTGAATTCCTGAATCTACCAATGTAAGGCAATGGAAACATCAAGTTACATTTCTGTCTGGAACCTTTAACCATCTCTCaccttccattgacttcaatgtgatGGAAACTCACTGTTGAAATCTCTCAGCATTTGAAACATGTTTACAAATGATTGgagggtttttagttcagatctTTCTTCTGTCCACTTGAGGTATTAAATAACAGACTTTCTCCTGTGAATATCCAGCTGGAGTTTTGGGCCCTGATGTATTTCCTTGTTCATCTTGTTGACTCTAAATATTTGAATCTTGTGGTTTCAAACACCAGATAATCAAATTCCCAACAACAGATTGTCTTTTACTGACTTTATTAACTGCGCTGCAATAATACAGACAGAGTAATTCCTCACATGGTTCCAGTGCTCAACGAAGTACTGAAATGATAAAATTTATATGCATTTCAGAGCCTGTAACATAGGAATGGTGTATTGGTCTGTAACTTTAATTCAATGTTCCTTCTTTTAATATCATGTCCACCACTTTCCTGTTACCTGATCAATTTGTTTATTGTTATTACAGGATTGTCACATATTTCCACTGTTGTATCTTTAATTTTATGAATCTTTGACGTAAGTTACACAGCAGTTAAGTCTTTGGGCTGTGAATGTGTTTCTTGAATAAAATaccattacatttttaaaacaggaattcgaTCTGGAGAACAGAGATAATACAGTCAATTCAGAACTCCCTTCTCCTCAGCTCTGATCTAAaaggctacgactctcatcaacttttacagatgcaccatagaaagcattcttcctggttatatcacagcttggtatggctcctgctctgaccaagaccacaagaaaccacaaagagttgggaatgtagcccagtccatcacgcaaaccagcctcccatccagtgactctgtctacacttcccatggcctcagaaaagcagccagcataatcaaggaccccacgcaccctgaacattctctcttccaccttcttccatcaggaaaaagatacaaaagtctgaggtcacgtacaaaagtctgagatcacgtaccaaccgagtcaagaacagctttttccctgctgccatcagacttctgaatggtcctatcacatattaagctgatctttctccacaccctagctatgactgtaatattataTTGGacatcttcttctttccttctcccctttgtactttgTGAACAGgatgtttgtctgtatagttcacaagaaacaatacttttcactgtatcccaatacatgtgacaataaatcaaatcattcctttccccctatgtactctatgtacggtatgctttgtctgtatagcgtgcaagaaacaatactaatacatgtgactataataaatcaaatcaaattcagtttAAACCCGGTTTGCAGACATGACATTCCATTCACATATTGAAGGTGAGTGAGATCCTgtgagacacacactgagcccAGTAGCTGAAAGTGATTCACAAACTGTGTTTTGTGTTCATTGATCCCAGGAATGTTACTGAAATCTTCCCTGGATCTCGAGGCTGGGAGAGACACTCTGGAAGGTATGGGGAGCTGGGACTTGTCCATGAGAGTAATTGAAGGTATGAGACTGAAATAATCTCGAGTTAGAAAGGAGAAAAggttcagtcctgggtgtgattctCAGCAGCAACAGCAGAGTCCAGCTTTGTCGGTAAGATGTGAAgtttctggtgtctcagcaggcgggatgtccgagtaaatctcttctcacacacagagcaggtgagcaGCTTCTTcctagtgtgaactcgccggtgtttaACCAGGTCGAACGACTgaacaaatcccttcccacacacacagcaggtgaagggcttctccccagtgtggatgcgTTCGTGTCTCTGGAGGCTGGAGAACTCAGGGAAacgcttcccacacacggagcagatgaaggccttctccccggtgtgaacaagCTGGTGTTTCTGCACGTGGTGTAAACAAGTAAAGGCCCTCCCGCACACATGACAAAtgtacggcctctccccggtgtgaacccgctcGTGTATCACAACATGGGACAAACGAGGGAAACTCTTCCCACACAcgaagcaggtgaacggcctctccccggtgtgaactcgcttgtgtgtgcgcagggcggatgactgagtgaatctcttcccacacacagagcaagagaatggcctctccccaatgtgaatcCGCTTGTGCATCACAAGGTGCGTTGAacgagtgaatcccctcccacacttggagcaggtgaacggcctttctccggtgtgaattcgttggtgaaTCACAAGATGAGATGAGCGAGTGTATccattcccacactcggagcaggtgaatggtttctcccccgtgtgaacAAGTTTGTGCCTCAGAAGGTGGAATGAAtaattgaatctcttcccacacacagagcacgggaacggcctctccccactgtgagtgCACTGGTGTCTCAGGAGACTATTGTTCGTT
This Mustelus asterias unplaced genomic scaffold, sMusAst1.hap1.1 HAP1_SCAFFOLD_116, whole genome shotgun sequence DNA region includes the following protein-coding sequences:
- the LOC144484587 gene encoding uncharacterized protein LOC144484587, with the protein product MLTRQRTRNSESPFTCSVCGKKFMCSSNLLAHQLDHIIQKPLQSSDSGDSVETPEEQIQHQLLHTDERPFSCSHCGKRFSQSSRLAEHQLLHTHERPFSCSHCGESFSNSVHLTEHQQVHTKDRPFSCSQCGKRFSQSSHYTEHQLIHSDERSFKCSECEKTFKTNNSLLRHQCTHSGERPFPCSVCGKRFNYSFHLLRHKLVHTGEKPFTCSECGNGYTRSSHLVIHQRIHTGERPFTCSKCGRGFTRSTHLVMHKRIHIGERPFSCSVCGKRFTQSSALRTHKRVHTGERPFTCFVCGKSFPRLSHVVIHERVHTGERPYICHVCGRAFTCLHHVQKHQLVHTGEKAFICSVCGKRFPEFSSLQRHERIHTGEKPFTCCVCGKGFVQSFDLVKHRRVHTRKKLLTCSVCEKRFTRTSRLLRHQKLHILPTKLDSAVAAENHTQD